Proteins encoded together in one Thermophilibacter immobilis window:
- a CDS encoding ParA family protein, which yields MKYTEVKRGLPQRESKVLAVINQKGGVGKSTTVINLSACLGESKKKVLVVDFDPQGNSTSGYGIDKEELEHDIYDVILHGYPLEETICATGVPSVFIVPATIQLATAEIELVTTMARESVLKEVIHKIKDEFDYVIIDCPPSLGLLTINALIAANSLLIPIQCEYYALEGVAKLLESMQMVKKRMNPDLEIFGVVMTMYDSRTTLSKQVVDEVRRYFGKTMFKTMIPRNVKVSEAPSHGMPVTTYARMSKGSLAYMKLAKEVIARG from the coding sequence ATGAAGTACACAGAGGTCAAAAGAGGACTACCCCAACGCGAGAGCAAGGTGCTCGCTGTTATCAACCAAAAGGGGGGGGTGGGAAAGTCAACAACGGTCATTAATCTCTCCGCGTGCCTTGGCGAAAGCAAAAAAAAGGTTCTTGTGGTTGATTTTGACCCGCAAGGAAACAGCACAAGCGGCTATGGAATTGACAAGGAAGAGCTCGAGCACGACATCTACGACGTAATTCTTCATGGCTATCCCCTGGAAGAAACGATTTGCGCGACAGGGGTGCCGAGCGTCTTTATCGTTCCTGCCACCATACAGCTTGCGACCGCGGAGATTGAGCTCGTTACCACCATGGCGCGAGAGTCTGTGCTCAAAGAGGTCATTCATAAGATTAAAGACGAGTTCGACTATGTGATCATAGATTGCCCCCCCTCCCTCGGTCTTCTGACGATAAATGCCCTTATTGCGGCGAACTCTCTTCTCATACCTATTCAATGCGAGTATTACGCGCTTGAAGGAGTTGCCAAGCTCCTCGAGTCAATGCAGATGGTCAAGAAGCGCATGAATCCCGACTTGGAGATATTTGGTGTGGTCATGACCATGTATGACAGCAGGACGACTCTATCCAAGCAGGTAGTTGACGAGGTACGACGCTATTTTGGGAAAACGATGTTTAAGACGATGATACCGCGCAACGTCAAGGTCTCGGAGGCACCCAGTCACGGTATGCCCGTCACTACCTATGCGCGCATGAGCAAGGGGTCTCTCGCCTACATGAAGCTTGCGAAAGAGGTGATAGCTCGTGGCTAA